A single genomic interval of Halobacillus halophilus DSM 2266 harbors:
- the rsfS gene encoding ribosome silencing factor, whose translation MESKELVTIAAQACDEKRATDIVVLDMSDVSLIADYFLICEGSNERQVQAIARELKNQAEENGIDVKRMEGFEQARWILVDLNDVICHIFHKDERHYYNLERLWGDASTVALEGLEG comes from the coding sequence ATGGAAAGTAAAGAATTAGTAACTATAGCCGCACAGGCATGCGATGAGAAAAGAGCCACAGATATTGTGGTGTTAGATATGTCGGATGTATCCTTAATTGCCGACTATTTCCTGATATGTGAAGGCTCTAACGAGCGTCAGGTGCAGGCGATAGCTAGAGAATTAAAGAACCAAGCCGAAGAAAATGGCATTGATGTAAAAAGGATGGAAGGATTTGAACAGGCTCGATGGATTCTTGTAGATCTAAACGACGTGATCTGTCATATCTTCCATAAAGATGAACGTCACTATTATAATCTCGAACGACTTTGGGGAGATGCTTCTACAGTAGCTCTTGAGGGGCTAGAAGGCTGA